In the genome of Anaerolineae bacterium, one region contains:
- a CDS encoding beta-lactamase family protein produces the protein MSQEKFEKVVQIVRNMMEEHHVPGVAVGLVHGDQTFTAGLGVTSVDNPLAVTDETLFQIGSISKTFTATAVMRLVEAGKLDLNAPVRHYLPGFRVADESVAATTTVRHLLTHSTGWDGDVFTDTGTNDDALATYVEKLAGVEQLAPPDTLFSYNNAAFSIAGLLIEKVTGKTYEAAIKELIFAPLGMERSFFFARDLLTFRFAVGHVVIDNAPRVQRPWELPRAVNPAGGITCHIRDLLRYARFYMGDGTTEDGTCLLTPESMQLLQTPTFPINDFDGDVGLSWWIKTLNGVKFIEHGGTTLGQNSRLVIAPARQFAIAILTNGDHGRMPIDEGVKLALREFLGVEEPAPTPIDVTPEQLQEYVGKYARPAMSFDVTLQDGSLFVSISQSVELETEEKPPAPPPIKLAMCGKDQAYLTEGIYKDIRAEFLRREDGRIGWLRLGARINKRIE, from the coding sequence ATGAGCCAGGAAAAGTTCGAGAAGGTCGTCCAGATTGTCAGAAACATGATGGAAGAGCATCATGTGCCCGGTGTGGCAGTAGGGCTTGTCCACGGCGATCAGACCTTTACAGCCGGTCTGGGCGTGACCAGCGTGGACAACCCGCTGGCAGTCACCGACGAGACCCTGTTCCAGATCGGATCGATCTCCAAGACCTTCACTGCCACGGCCGTCATGCGCCTTGTCGAAGCGGGCAAGCTCGACCTTAACGCGCCCGTCCGGCACTACCTGCCCGGCTTCCGCGTCGCCGATGAATCGGTCGCTGCGACCACCACGGTGCGCCACCTGCTGACTCATAGCACGGGGTGGGATGGCGATGTCTTCACCGATACCGGTACCAACGATGACGCGCTGGCAACCTACGTGGAAAAGCTGGCCGGAGTAGAACAACTGGCGCCGCCGGACACCCTGTTTTCCTACAACAATGCCGCCTTCAGCATCGCCGGGTTGTTGATTGAGAAGGTGACTGGCAAAACCTACGAGGCGGCGATCAAGGAACTGATCTTTGCGCCGCTGGGCATGGAGCGCTCGTTCTTTTTTGCGCGCGATCTGCTGACCTTCCGGTTCGCGGTAGGGCATGTCGTCATTGACAATGCTCCCCGGGTTCAGCGCCCCTGGGAACTCCCTCGCGCCGTCAATCCTGCCGGCGGGATTACCTGCCATATCAGGGACCTGCTGCGCTATGCCCGTTTCTACATGGGCGATGGGACCACAGAGGACGGAACGTGTCTGTTAACTCCGGAATCAATGCAGCTGCTGCAGACGCCCACCTTCCCCATCAACGACTTTGATGGCGATGTGGGTCTGAGCTGGTGGATCAAGACACTCAACGGCGTCAAGTTCATCGAACACGGCGGCACCACCCTGGGGCAGAACAGCAGGCTGGTGATCGCTCCCGCCCGGCAGTTTGCCATAGCAATCTTGACCAACGGGGATCATGGCAGGATGCCCATCGACGAGGGTGTCAAGCTGGCGCTCAGGGAATTCCTCGGCGTTGAGGAACCTGCTCCCACACCCATCGACGTCACTCCTGAGCAGTTGCAGGAGTATGTGGGCAAATACGCCCGCCCGGCGATGAGCTTTGATGTCACCCTGCAAGATGGCTCCCTCTTCGTGTCGATTTCGCAGAGCGTCGAGCTGGAGACAGAGGAAAAACCACCGGCGCCTCCGCCTATCAAACTGGCAATGTGTGGCAAAGACCAGGCATACCTCACCGAAGGCATCTATAAAGAC
- a CDS encoding GNAT family N-acetyltransferase, translating to MSNLILREIRTMPEFRALLELQQAIWGMPPGEATSPYVMNAVVHNGGVVIGAEVDGQLVGFCFGFVGWRDEGKLLWSHMTGVLPEFRDQGVGFRLKHAQRQWALEHGFTVIGWTFDPMQRGNANFNFRHLGAIANTYHVDLYGEMTDEINAGLASDRLEVRWLLNDERVVASAENRPLERPDIPFDKAAFVLRASEGDTLIYSPETAFEHSICFIEIPYQLNALKRSNIGLAQRWQLALRQAMQAAFQRGYVAVDFVTREERGWYVLKRLEPQSQP from the coding sequence ATGAGCAACCTCATCCTCCGCGAAATTCGAACCATGCCAGAGTTCAGGGCGTTGCTGGAACTCCAGCAAGCCATCTGGGGGATGCCGCCTGGCGAGGCCACCTCACCGTATGTGATGAACGCGGTTGTCCACAACGGTGGCGTCGTCATCGGCGCAGAAGTCGATGGACAGCTGGTGGGATTCTGCTTCGGTTTTGTCGGCTGGCGGGATGAAGGCAAACTGCTCTGGTCACACATGACCGGTGTCTTGCCGGAATTCCGCGACCAGGGTGTCGGTTTCCGGCTCAAGCATGCGCAGCGCCAGTGGGCGCTTGAACATGGCTTTACCGTCATCGGCTGGACCTTCGATCCCATGCAGCGTGGCAACGCCAACTTCAATTTCCGCCATCTAGGAGCGATCGCCAATACCTACCATGTCGATCTGTATGGCGAGATGACCGACGAAATCAATGCCGGGCTGGCCAGCGACCGGCTAGAAGTCAGGTGGTTGCTCAATGATGAACGCGTGGTAGCCTCAGCGGAAAACCGGCCGCTGGAAAGACCGGATATCCCATTTGACAAAGCAGCGTTTGTCCTGCGCGCCAGTGAGGGCGATACGCTGATCTATTCCCCGGAGACAGCATTTGAGCATTCCATCTGCTTCATCGAAATACCCTACCAGCTTAATGCCCTGAAACGCAGCAACATCGGCCTGGCCCAGCGCTGGCAACTGGCGTTACGCCAGGCCATGCAGGCGGCATTCCAGCGAGGGTATGTCGCCGTGGATTTCGTGACCCGGGAGGAAAGAGGCTGGTATGTCCTGAAGCGCCTGGAACCGCAGTCGCAACCGTAG
- a CDS encoding serine hydrolase: protein MPDGIALMEDKMKELAGFAEFVNEIMQHWQVPGVAVGVVRDGELVYAEGFGYRDVERQLPVTPETIFAIGSCTKAFAATSAGIMVDDKKLDWHTPIRKWLPTFELQDRFATERMNLADLLCHRSGLPRHDVLWYNSTASREELIERLKYLEPSKDFRTFWQYQNLMYVTAGYLAGHVNGTSWEELVQQRIFDPLEMTSSNFSVEVSQQTDNHALPYETDHKTRQRERIPFRNIDAVGPAGSINSNIIDMANWVIMNLNGGEFKGHRIIAEDTLKELHCAQMPLVPEAMLYPPLETHPEVGQASYGFGWFVQNYRGHRWVHHGGNIDGFCALVSLLPQEKLGLVVLTNLDGVAALPITCHAMDLLLGLQPIDWNALWQDFYNKMLEGAEQANQKLMDSRIPDTRPSHPLADYAGEYVHPGYGVLTVECRGEELVAIYNRLEMPLTHHHYDVFLAKAKLTPAYLPTTFSIGIDGSVSAVTLPLAPGVKAIEFTRKPSPAPVSEGQTTEA from the coding sequence ATTCGTCAACGAGATCATGCAGCACTGGCAGGTTCCCGGCGTTGCGGTTGGCGTTGTCAGGGATGGCGAACTGGTCTACGCCGAGGGCTTTGGCTACCGGGATGTTGAGCGCCAGCTGCCTGTAACCCCCGAGACGATCTTCGCCATCGGTTCATGCACCAAGGCCTTTGCCGCTACCAGCGCCGGGATCATGGTCGACGACAAAAAGCTCGACTGGCACACGCCGATCCGGAAATGGCTGCCCACCTTTGAACTCCAGGATCGATTCGCCACCGAGCGCATGAATCTGGCCGATCTGCTCTGCCATCGATCCGGTCTGCCACGGCACGATGTACTCTGGTACAACTCAACCGCCAGCCGGGAAGAACTCATTGAGCGTCTGAAATACCTGGAGCCGAGCAAAGACTTCCGCACCTTCTGGCAATACCAGAATCTCATGTACGTGACGGCAGGGTATCTGGCCGGGCACGTCAATGGGACCAGCTGGGAAGAGCTTGTCCAGCAGCGCATCTTTGATCCGCTGGAGATGACCAGCAGCAATTTCTCCGTAGAAGTCTCGCAGCAGACTGATAACCACGCCCTGCCCTATGAAACTGACCACAAGACCAGGCAGCGCGAGCGGATCCCCTTCCGCAACATCGATGCGGTAGGCCCGGCGGGATCGATCAACTCCAACATCATCGACATGGCCAACTGGGTGATCATGAATCTCAATGGCGGCGAATTCAAAGGCCACCGGATCATCGCCGAAGATACACTCAAGGAACTCCATTGCGCCCAGATGCCCCTTGTTCCTGAGGCCATGCTGTACCCGCCGCTCGAAACTCACCCCGAAGTGGGACAGGCCAGTTACGGCTTCGGCTGGTTCGTCCAGAATTACCGCGGTCACCGCTGGGTGCACCACGGTGGCAATATCGATGGTTTCTGCGCCCTGGTGTCATTGCTGCCACAGGAAAAGCTCGGCCTGGTCGTCCTGACGAATCTGGATGGGGTGGCGGCGCTGCCGATCACCTGCCATGCCATGGATCTCCTGCTGGGCCTCCAGCCGATCGACTGGAACGCCCTCTGGCAGGACTTCTACAACAAGATGCTGGAAGGCGCTGAGCAGGCTAACCAGAAGCTGATGGACTCCCGGATTCCCGATACCAGACCGTCCCACCCGCTGGCTGATTACGCCGGCGAATATGTGCACCCCGGCTATGGCGTGCTGACTGTTGAATGTCGTGGTGAGGAACTGGTAGCCATCTATAACCGGCTGGAAATGCCGCTGACCCATCATCATTACGATGTATTCCTGGCCAAAGCGAAACTAACCCCTGCTTACCTGCCGACTACCTTCTCAATCGGCATTGACGGATCGGTCAGTGCGGTTACGCTCCCGCTTGCGCCGGGCGTGAAAGCCATTGAGTTCACCCGGAAGCCCTCTCCGGCGCCGGTCTCAGAGGGTCAGACCACTGAAGCGTAG